In the genome of Myxococcus stipitatus, one region contains:
- a CDS encoding SDR family oxidoreductase, which yields MSTRNVIVVGGTGDIGHAVTRKLRAEGLRVLCAANDVRAETSDSLHVDVTSEDSVVSLFSRAESVLGPLSVLVNCSGFGAFTPVHETSLEDWRRTLEVNLTGTFLCAREAVRRMRATGGGRLIHIGSVSDHLTLPMNGAYAASKHGVRGLTGVLNEEGQAHGIRATLVSLGAVYTAFWKSRPEFNPADMLSVDDVAQCIWEIAIKPLNVRVDEVRLVPPRGVL from the coding sequence TTGAGCACTCGGAACGTCATCGTCGTCGGAGGCACGGGCGACATCGGCCACGCCGTCACGCGGAAGCTGCGCGCGGAGGGCCTGCGCGTGTTGTGCGCCGCGAATGACGTGCGGGCGGAGACCTCCGACTCGCTGCACGTCGATGTCACGAGCGAGGACTCCGTCGTGTCCCTGTTCAGCCGGGCGGAGTCCGTGCTCGGCCCGCTCTCGGTCCTCGTCAACTGCTCGGGCTTCGGCGCCTTCACGCCCGTCCATGAGACGTCGCTGGAGGACTGGCGGAGGACGCTCGAGGTGAACCTCACGGGGACCTTCCTCTGCGCGCGCGAGGCCGTCCGCCGCATGCGGGCCACGGGGGGCGGCCGGCTCATCCACATCGGGTCCGTGAGCGACCACCTCACGCTGCCCATGAACGGGGCCTACGCCGCCAGCAAGCACGGCGTCCGAGGCCTCACCGGCGTCCTGAACGAAGAGGGCCAGGCACACGGCATCCGCGCCACGCTCGTGTCCCTGGGCGCCGTCTACACGGCCTTCTGGAAGTCCCGGCCCGAGTTCAATCCCGCGGACATGCTCTCCGTGGACGACGTGGCCCAGTGTATCTGGGAGATTGCCATCAAACCGTTGAACGTCCGGGTCGACGAGGTCCGCCTCGTGCCACCCCGAGGAGTCCTGTGA
- a CDS encoding serine/threonine protein kinase, which translates to MLIGLSPAHLQSGQTVDGWRIVKPLGAGSFGAVYLVEKEGHRFAMKMAMHRASSGDAEQTDARLLREMVCLSQVSGHPNVVRVHAHGRWPHPSEGWLYVAVDYVEGYTLGEWVEKTHPTAHEVVQVFGKLAGALAHLHARGVFHRDLKLGNILVRAADGEPFVLDFSAGDYMLAPELTDTPLPPGTRRYRSPEAARFLREHGDEHDARYDFKATDDVYALGVCLYDVLTNPQPESAAPRTMVGAQWPPPAPHALNARVPDSLSAAAMHFIDRQPEKRAPTAEVMRRELEALLSEGGEAWTVPLHVPKPPLPLASEAPHNDIPQEDAPAPVSKLPPGRRVAGAVAVLALVVASLAGYVALRPVANAERPSAPLAAPTVRDAGPAASLPPAVPPSPLTSSPGVALPPPAPAEKESSPVKRAPVPMPPPAESTSRKPRALASRLSWPPSPWAGFLKTCAGATAVAALSMGCPGAQVRPEPGDCPSEARDAMFNRGNKNGLRIRVGDSVMLTLDTRQPGDIGEAGSYADGPVTGVVNISDVRGLPEGTRLSGYLWTGGEFLVGRYSEARLPDGRTVPVCIVLGKRGYVEKENWSTPGAAVVGRSLPAYAVERWP; encoded by the coding sequence ATGTTGATTGGACTGAGCCCAGCGCACCTGCAATCCGGGCAGACGGTGGACGGCTGGCGCATCGTGAAGCCGCTGGGAGCGGGGAGCTTTGGCGCCGTCTACCTCGTGGAGAAGGAAGGCCACCGCTTCGCGATGAAGATGGCCATGCACCGGGCCAGTAGTGGAGACGCAGAGCAGACCGACGCGCGGTTGTTGCGGGAGATGGTCTGTCTGTCCCAGGTGAGTGGGCATCCCAATGTCGTGAGGGTTCACGCGCATGGGCGTTGGCCTCACCCGTCCGAGGGCTGGCTCTACGTCGCGGTGGACTACGTCGAGGGCTACACCTTGGGGGAGTGGGTCGAGAAGACGCACCCCACCGCGCATGAAGTGGTCCAGGTCTTCGGCAAGCTCGCGGGAGCCTTGGCCCATCTCCATGCGCGCGGCGTCTTTCACCGGGACTTGAAGCTGGGGAACATCCTCGTGCGTGCGGCGGATGGTGAGCCCTTCGTCCTCGACTTCAGCGCGGGGGACTACATGCTCGCGCCGGAGCTGACGGACACGCCCTTGCCCCCTGGCACTCGCCGCTACCGCTCTCCCGAGGCGGCGCGCTTCCTCCGTGAGCATGGGGACGAACACGACGCTCGCTACGACTTCAAGGCAACGGACGACGTGTACGCGTTGGGCGTCTGCCTCTATGACGTGCTGACGAATCCCCAGCCCGAGAGTGCAGCGCCACGAACCATGGTGGGCGCCCAGTGGCCTCCCCCGGCCCCCCATGCGTTGAACGCGCGCGTGCCCGACTCGCTGAGCGCGGCGGCGATGCACTTCATCGACCGTCAGCCAGAGAAGCGCGCCCCCACGGCCGAAGTCATGCGGCGCGAACTGGAGGCGTTGCTGTCGGAAGGGGGCGAGGCGTGGACGGTGCCCCTTCATGTCCCGAAGCCCCCGCTTCCGCTCGCCTCCGAGGCACCCCACAACGATATCCCCCAGGAGGATGCCCCAGCGCCCGTGTCGAAGCTCCCCCCGGGGCGGCGCGTGGCAGGCGCTGTGGCCGTCCTGGCGCTCGTTGTGGCCTCGCTGGCGGGCTACGTGGCCCTGCGCCCTGTTGCGAACGCGGAGAGGCCCAGCGCGCCCCTTGCGGCCCCCACGGTGCGGGATGCTGGTCCTGCTGCATCTCTGCCTCCTGCCGTGCCCCCGTCCCCCCTGACGTCGTCCCCTGGGGTAGCGTTGCCCCCTCCTGCACCTGCCGAGAAAGAAAGCTCTCCCGTGAAGCGCGCTCCCGTTCCGATGCCCCCTCCCGCCGAGTCCACTTCCAGGAAGCCGAGGGCCCTGGCCTCCCGTTTGAGCTGGCCTCCGTCTCCGTGGGCCGGGTTCCTCAAGACGTGTGCGGGTGCGACTGCCGTTGCCGCGCTCTCCATGGGCTGTCCAGGTGCTCAGGTGCGGCCCGAGCCCGGTGACTGCCCTTCGGAGGCACGCGATGCCATGTTCAACAGAGGCAACAAGAACGGCTTGCGCATACGGGTCGGTGATTCGGTGATGTTGACCTTGGACACCCGCCAACCCGGGGACATTGGTGAAGCAGGTTCCTATGCCGACGGCCCGGTCACCGGAGTAGTGAACATCAGCGACGTGCGCGGACTCCCTGAAGGAACGCGGCTCTCTGGCTACCTCTGGACGGGCGGAGAGTTTCTCGTGGGGCGCTACTCGGAAGCCCGCCTCCCCGATGGCCGCACCGTGCCCGTCTGCATCGTCTTGGGTAAGCGGGGGTACGTTGAGAAGGAGAATTGGTCCACGCCAGGGGCGGCGGTGGTGGGACGAAGTCTTCCTGCCTACGCAGTCGAGCGCTGGCCCTAG
- a CDS encoding NUDIX hydrolase: protein MNARHPWEGDVRARLYERVRERGYDSLSAFAEARPAVPLHALADELGKDDVAAVQVFSGLLAEAEQRRRVTRLVRDVLVRELSDDFPNGWPTVMDEGARMDVAIALGRWSGYTPETHQDRVDQASNALLDMPPPPGWRPLSPDDELLRRLLPDEEA, encoded by the coding sequence ATGAACGCCCGGCATCCGTGGGAGGGCGACGTGAGAGCCCGCCTCTATGAGAGGGTCCGTGAGCGTGGTTACGACTCTCTCTCTGCCTTTGCTGAGGCGCGCCCTGCTGTCCCGCTGCATGCTCTGGCCGACGAACTTGGCAAAGACGATGTCGCTGCGGTGCAGGTGTTCAGCGGGTTGCTCGCCGAGGCAGAGCAGCGCAGGCGGGTCACACGTCTTGTGCGCGATGTGCTTGTTCGAGAGCTGTCCGACGACTTCCCCAACGGCTGGCCGACCGTGATGGACGAGGGGGCACGCATGGACGTTGCCATCGCCCTTGGTCGGTGGAGTGGCTACACGCCGGAAACCCATCAGGACCGTGTAGACCAAGCTAGCAATGCGCTCCTTGACATGCCGCCGCCGCCCGGCTGGCGCCCACTCAGCCCCGATGACGAACTACTTCGGAGGCTCCTGCCGGACGAAGAAGCCTGA
- a CDS encoding serine/threonine-protein kinase, producing MSNPPDSRPAGSVVLFTNGDTSYEFFRDLGEGRVGERILLAQTRTPKGLGECVVLKCLPLPKAADATEKYQRTRARLEEEVRLAQYLRHPSIARVHGLFESEMGLCVAMENVEGLSLNTLLAVAQTRGRYFSEPFILYVGSEVAAALAYAHSRMDDAGFALGIVNRDVNPARIRLGPHGEVRLTDFGVALSRLSGRLATSLPRPQGEVLYSAPEVLLGEVVDARADLFSLGLTLLEFATGRHLYDPGHVRIDEVEARLSNEERERALTATVASEVTELPAFAEDAIWCAMAYAPEDVERAAQGLSVPLRDILHALLCRNPAERIGTAAELELVLRAQLARLGGYTREEALQEAQHALGEASEGLWEFELPSDEGGITPPVTEMWSRSEPSTDSASPHGTRRQSSSAPDEVPTEPGAGPRRRTLTKQPTA from the coding sequence ATGTCCAATCCGCCTGACTCTCGGCCTGCCGGGAGCGTTGTCCTATTCACCAATGGAGACACCTCCTACGAGTTCTTCCGGGACTTGGGGGAGGGCCGCGTTGGAGAGCGAATCCTTCTCGCGCAGACCCGCACGCCCAAGGGCCTCGGGGAATGCGTGGTGCTCAAGTGCCTGCCCCTGCCGAAAGCGGCGGACGCGACGGAGAAGTACCAGCGCACACGGGCCCGTCTGGAAGAGGAGGTCCGGTTGGCACAGTACCTTCGCCACCCGAGCATCGCGCGCGTCCATGGCCTCTTCGAGTCGGAGATGGGCCTGTGTGTGGCGATGGAGAACGTCGAAGGGCTGTCGCTCAACACGCTGCTGGCTGTTGCCCAGACGCGGGGGCGCTACTTCTCCGAGCCGTTCATTCTCTACGTGGGCTCGGAGGTCGCGGCGGCCCTGGCCTACGCGCACTCACGCATGGATGATGCGGGCTTCGCGCTCGGCATCGTCAATCGGGACGTGAACCCCGCGCGCATCCGCCTGGGGCCACACGGAGAAGTGCGACTGACGGACTTTGGCGTGGCGCTCTCTCGTCTCTCGGGGCGATTGGCCACGTCCCTGCCGCGCCCCCAAGGTGAAGTCCTCTACTCGGCACCCGAGGTGTTGCTGGGCGAGGTGGTGGATGCGCGTGCGGACCTGTTCTCCCTCGGGCTGACGCTGCTGGAGTTCGCCACGGGGCGACACCTCTACGACCCCGGACATGTCCGCATTGACGAGGTGGAGGCGCGATTGTCGAATGAGGAACGGGAACGCGCGCTCACGGCCACGGTGGCCTCCGAGGTGACGGAGCTGCCCGCGTTCGCGGAGGATGCCATCTGGTGCGCCATGGCCTACGCCCCCGAGGATGTCGAGCGTGCGGCGCAAGGGCTCTCGGTGCCGCTCCGGGACATCCTCCACGCGTTGCTGTGTCGCAACCCCGCCGAGCGCATTGGGACGGCGGCCGAGTTGGAGCTTGTCTTGCGTGCGCAGTTGGCGCGGCTGGGCGGATACACGCGCGAGGAGGCGTTGCAGGAGGCACAGCACGCGCTCGGGGAAGCCAGCGAGGGACTCTGGGAATTCGAGTTGCCGAGCGACGAAGGAGGCATCACTCCCCCTGTCACTGAGATGTGGAGTCGCTCCGAGCCCTCGACGGATTCGGCTTCGCCCCATGGCACTCGGCGCCAATCGTCGAGCGCTCCCGATGAAGTGCCGACGGAGCCCGGTGCAGGTCCGCGCCGTCGCACGTTGACGAAGCAGCCGACCGCGTAG
- a CDS encoding DUF2381 family protein, whose protein sequence is MGSEKNPCPFVPGQSESDWKSWASWYGSAMPFGSPLRALQSLARLALPLVLLTGFSAMAQSQEVPRAREMKRRRVSLSVATADKPVELHVAPDYLTALEFDSPVDRNAVALEDSGGRLALFEVNGRSVVLKPALELGPGRSVELTIPFADGAAPSRVVFSLVTRPSEVDTQVMVARLPRTAEAIQAELDEVRAACSAKDAELEALRVRTVASGPAGMIFAGLLDKRGVKAESPESLLSQGGSDLVARDVVTYLSSGWGAVALRVRNTGSDAWTPVEARLSMATSGERINVLAVRMKEPRIEPGGAALVVVETGAPNWPSGAVLRLELRDSAGGQRLLIPRFAF, encoded by the coding sequence ATGGGTTCAGAGAAAAACCCCTGCCCCTTTGTGCCTGGCCAATCGGAGAGCGACTGGAAGTCGTGGGCTTCCTGGTACGGTTCCGCCATGCCCTTTGGAAGTCCCCTGCGCGCGCTCCAGTCGCTTGCCCGACTTGCCCTGCCCCTCGTGCTGCTGACGGGGTTCTCGGCCATGGCACAGTCCCAGGAGGTCCCGCGCGCGCGTGAGATGAAGCGGCGCCGGGTGTCGCTCTCGGTCGCCACCGCAGACAAGCCCGTGGAGCTGCACGTTGCTCCGGACTACCTCACGGCCCTGGAGTTCGACTCGCCTGTGGACCGGAACGCGGTGGCGCTAGAGGACTCGGGGGGCAGACTCGCGCTGTTCGAGGTCAACGGTCGTAGCGTCGTGCTCAAGCCCGCGCTGGAACTGGGGCCCGGACGGAGTGTCGAGCTGACCATTCCCTTCGCGGATGGTGCTGCCCCTTCCCGCGTCGTGTTCTCGCTCGTCACACGCCCGTCCGAGGTGGACACGCAGGTGATGGTGGCTCGCCTGCCCCGTACCGCAGAAGCGATTCAGGCTGAGCTGGACGAGGTGCGCGCGGCCTGTTCGGCCAAGGATGCCGAGTTGGAAGCACTTCGCGTCCGCACCGTGGCGAGTGGCCCGGCAGGAATGATCTTCGCGGGCTTGCTGGACAAGAGAGGGGTCAAGGCTGAAAGCCCTGAGAGCTTGCTGTCTCAGGGTGGGAGCGACTTAGTCGCTCGGGATGTTGTGACGTACCTCTCAAGTGGATGGGGGGCCGTCGCCCTTCGGGTTCGCAACACCGGCTCTGACGCATGGACGCCAGTGGAAGCTCGGCTCTCCATGGCCACAAGCGGTGAGCGCATCAACGTGCTCGCGGTGCGCATGAAGGAGCCTCGGATTGAACCGGGTGGGGCTGCCCTCGTGGTGGTCGAGACCGGGGCGCCCAACTGGCCTTCGGGGGCGGTCCTCCGCTTGGAGCTGCGCGACAGTGCGGGGGGGCAGCGCCTTCTCATTCCTCGCTTTGCATTCTAG
- a CDS encoding DUF2380 domain-containing protein translates to MLDAIDEVKGTLDGVEGTFTKLAAHRPRALGEQSLNDDGLFSRFVEHGSAQVTWLRGGLGSATGLTEVASEVGDPDMELGVLRLTGPKIQATMFGTLLLATWVDFLQLSAAIIKHCFACSDEKLFVDLHRVQQLMEPTLKDLESLDPERVEAAATAMPELMGKLTREYAALQAQTRESMRMGEKMLTAAQVLEMVSMISTLKMSLPRLPPAAPVTLGMSLAMGSGGVMMGSRIVVSAEWVEMMRRLVQAGVISLPAVNAAIRIHGGQVMMAQAYQDLPQGVRDALGDSPEVRGMHVTGKAGAGMSEAPKHHVMPKEHREWFEQRGFRGDLDIDKFCVRLERSHHEAIHGGGNWKLGRLWPGEWNQLLMRELLKAETRAGRTLTREAILKLVAKQMKDYKIPMNFTSWRGQ, encoded by the coding sequence GTGCTCGACGCCATCGACGAAGTGAAGGGTACGCTGGATGGTGTTGAAGGGACCTTCACGAAGTTGGCAGCCCACCGGCCCAGGGCACTCGGTGAGCAGAGTCTGAATGACGACGGCTTGTTCTCCCGGTTTGTCGAGCATGGCTCCGCTCAAGTGACGTGGCTCCGGGGCGGGCTTGGGAGTGCGACCGGGCTGACGGAGGTGGCCTCGGAAGTGGGCGACCCGGACATGGAGCTGGGGGTGCTTCGACTGACGGGGCCCAAGATTCAGGCCACGATGTTCGGGACCCTGCTGCTGGCCACCTGGGTGGACTTCCTCCAGCTCTCGGCCGCCATCATCAAGCACTGCTTCGCGTGCAGCGACGAGAAGCTGTTCGTGGACCTTCATCGGGTGCAGCAACTGATGGAGCCCACGCTGAAGGACCTTGAGTCACTCGACCCGGAGCGAGTGGAGGCCGCTGCCACGGCGATGCCTGAGTTGATGGGGAAGCTGACCCGTGAGTATGCCGCGCTGCAAGCGCAGACCCGCGAGAGCATGCGGATGGGTGAGAAGATGCTCACGGCTGCGCAGGTGCTGGAGATGGTGTCCATGATTTCCACGCTGAAGATGTCGCTCCCTCGACTGCCCCCGGCCGCACCGGTGACACTCGGCATGAGCCTCGCGATGGGGTCGGGGGGCGTCATGATGGGCTCGCGCATCGTCGTCTCCGCGGAGTGGGTGGAGATGATGCGAAGGCTCGTGCAGGCGGGGGTCATCTCCCTTCCAGCCGTCAACGCGGCCATCCGCATCCACGGCGGGCAGGTGATGATGGCGCAGGCGTACCAGGACTTGCCCCAGGGCGTGCGTGACGCGCTGGGGGACAGTCCGGAAGTGAGGGGGATGCATGTGACGGGGAAGGCAGGGGCGGGCATGTCGGAGGCCCCGAAGCACCACGTCATGCCGAAGGAGCACCGGGAGTGGTTCGAGCAGCGCGGCTTCAGGGGCGACCTGGACATCGACAAGTTCTGTGTCCGCCTGGAGCGGTCCCACCACGAGGCGATTCATGGAGGGGGGAACTGGAAGCTGGGACGCCTGTGGCCCGGTGAGTGGAATCAGCTTCTCATGCGAGAGCTGCTCAAGGCCGAGACACGAGCTGGCCGGACGTTGACGCGGGAGGCCATCCTGAAGCTCGTCGCCAAGCAAATGAAGGACTATAAGATCCCAATGAACTTCACCTCCTGGAGGGGCCAATGA
- a CDS encoding DUF4265 domain-containing protein: protein MNTDRRVKVALRDDDGEVETLWATPLGAGRYRLENSPFFTYRVSWLDVVEAAPAPDGQLEAQRVVEKSGHRTVRVILDDVTAPESKPFREAFLRLGCTYEGFQPKLLSIDVPPTASLSQVADFLTAEGVEWEYADPKYEDLFPDDT from the coding sequence ATGAACACGGACCGACGGGTCAAGGTCGCGCTGCGAGACGACGACGGTGAGGTGGAGACCCTCTGGGCGACACCGCTCGGCGCTGGCCGCTATCGCCTCGAGAACAGCCCCTTCTTCACGTACCGGGTCTCCTGGCTCGACGTGGTGGAGGCGGCCCCCGCACCTGACGGACAGCTCGAGGCCCAGCGCGTCGTCGAGAAGTCCGGCCACCGCACGGTGCGCGTCATCCTCGACGACGTCACCGCACCGGAGTCGAAGCCCTTCAGGGAGGCGTTCCTGCGACTGGGCTGCACCTACGAGGGCTTCCAGCCGAAGCTGCTTTCCATCGACGTGCCCCCCACGGCCTCGCTCAGCCAGGTCGCGGACTTCCTCACCGCGGAAGGGGTCGAATGGGAATACGCCGACCCGAAGTACGAAGACCTCTTCCCAGACGACACGTGA